One genomic window of Anoplolepis gracilipes chromosome 5, ASM4749672v1, whole genome shotgun sequence includes the following:
- the LOC140666408 gene encoding melanization protease 1-like, with product MPPQFSLSDRMRYLLWYLVFFYGISITFSIDVTKHPGWLLLEHKRCGNSNTDRIIGGKNASLGAYPWLARIGYGKPGSTDELSYRCGGTLINRLYVVTAAHCVENLPDDFIVRGIRLGEHNTLTNPDCAREYCAEPVQDFIPKSIISHKDYNKPPFKHDIAIIRLNQPAVYNEFVKPICMMSGELMRKSFIGEIAEVAGWGIYDINNPKSSIILQTLKLPVLEMGRCIKSFKSFTELSGQQQMCAGGVVGEDSCGGDSGGPLMKVQSLNGPPRYYFIGIVSFGAKACGSFTTPAIYSKVAAYIPWILQNISP from the exons ATGCCGCCACAATTTTCg CTTTCAGACAGGATGCGATATTTATTATGgtatcttgtatttttctaCGGTATTTCCATAACATTTTCCA TTGATGTAACGAAACATCCTGGCTGGTTGTTGCTGGAGCACAAAAGATGCGGCAATTCCAACACCGATCGCATTATCGGAGGCAAGAATGCCAGCCTCGGCGCGTATCCTTGGCTCGCGAGGATAGGATATGGCAAACCTGGCTCCACCGACGAATTAAGCTACAGATGTGGCGGCACCTTGATTAATCGGCTATATGTAGTCACCGCAGCTCATTGCGTGGAGAATCTGCCCGATGA TTTCATTGTCAGAGGAATCCGTCTGGGCGAGCACAACACCCTGACTAATCCCGATTGCGCACGCGAATATTGTGCGGAGCCAGTGCAAGATTTTATACCGAAATCGATAATCAGTcacaaagattataataagcCGCCGTTCAAGCATGATATAGCTATAATACGATTAAACCAACCGGCGGTTTATAATG AATTCGTGAAGCCGATATGTATGATGAGCGGTGAACTTATGAGGAAAAGCTTTATTGGCGAGATAGCGGAAGTCGCAGGTTGGGGTATATACGATATCA ACAACCCGAAGTCCAGCATAATCCTGCAGACGCTTAAGTTGCCGGTTCTCGAGATGGGTAGATGTATAAAATCCTTTAAAAGCTTCACGGAGTTATCGGGGCAACAGCAGATGTGCGCGGGCGGCGTCGTTGGCGAGGACTCTTGCGGCGGTGACAGCGGTGGACCCTTAATGAAGGTGCAGAGCCTGAATGGACCGcctagatattattttatcggcATCGTCTCCTTCGGCGCAAAGGCCTGCGGCTCATTC
- the LOC140666409 gene encoding splicing regulator SDE2: MLNVKIAGASGKCVSIVDTPIVVHELWQRVEEETGLLRDQYYIVHNGRLMQKDNICTSGCATIVPRLLGGKGGFGSMLRAIGAQIEKTTNREACRDLSGRRLRDINEEKRLKAWIEKQTKRYDEAAERKKKKLEKLCAEPKHEFKDQRYEQERAKLPEKVENAVEEGFKIATTSGIKRKLEKDDRPNKRKTILDLEIDSDEFEDTSDDSDGSDENNTLATKNSKIEQQMSIDSGNSSDTGKNSESIDKMESEHSESLTDNEINCKVSSNKSADAKCITNSTESPEDQHIDSTEETVVEK; encoded by the exons ATGTTGAACGTAAAAATCGCAGGAGCATCTGGGAAATGCGTTTCTATCGTTGATACGCCGATAGTAGTGCACGAATTATGGCAACGAGTCGAAGAAGAGACG GGTCTTTTGCGGGATCAATATTACATCGTACATAATGGCCGACTTATGCAGAAAGACAATATTTGCACGAGTGGCTGTGCAACTATTGTTCCAAGGTTGTTGGGTGGCAAAGGTGGTTTTGGTTCCATGTTGCGGGCGATAGGTGCACAAATAGAGAAAACCACGAATCGCGAGGCTTGCAGAGATCTAAGTGGTCGCAGATTACGCGACATAAATGAGGAGAAAAGACTGAAGGCTTGGATCGAGAAACAGACCAAGAGATACGATGAGGCAGCAGAGCGCAAGAAGAAGAAGCTTGAGAAACTGTGCGCTGAACCAAAACACGAATTCAAAGATCAGCGTTACGAACAGGAGAGAGCGAAGTTACCAGAGAAAGTCGAAAACGCGGTCGAAGAAGGTTTCAAAATTGCTACCACATCGGGCATTAAgagaaaattggaaaaagatGATCGACCAAATAAACGCAAGACTATATTAGATTTGGAGATTGATTCAGATGAATTTGAAGATACTTCAGATGACAGTGATGGCAgtgatgaaaataatacattagcCACTAAAAACAGCAAGATAGAACAACAAATGTCGATTGATAGTGGAAATTCCAGTGATACTGGAAAGAATAGTGAAAGTATTGACAAAATGGAAAGTGAACATTCTGAGTCATTGACTGATAATGAGATAAACTGTAAAGTTTCAAGTAATAAGTCAGCTGATGCAAAATGTATTACCAATTCTACAGAAAGTCCTGAGGATCAACATATAGATTCTACAGAAGAAACCGTTGTTgagaaataa
- the Sgf11 gene encoding ataxin-7-like protein 3 — protein sequence MSVTEERIQELNRRFLDFMNKPENVESAIKEIYEDLLDEVVMGFVFDMHRTTKTGSSDIEEGIPEDESYAIVDSPGLDVFGQHPVKKSQECNCPNCERSVAACIFANHLAKCIGMGRNSSRIASLRIANNSKDLNNYGGILSDNDDDVDWSLTNDSGSKRKRPRKDRNGVSKRSGKQQKQQGSVAGSSGSSQRNGETTTIVSSSSSVHSSNENSPSNYENMSLVDKRALLTQICGVISEHTKKLCTRSVRCPQHTDDQRKEVRANLDSTGNSQDNLHVDVDTYEESEGQNLRDTLTRWDREGSSHSSPADSASTTSTSSISRKRETKSKGKGKASSKRDRGSPISQGD from the exons ATGTCTGTTACCGAGGAGAGAATTCAAGAGCTAAATCGACGTTTCCTGGACTTTATGAATAAACCAGAAAATGTGGAGAGCGCTATAAAGGAGATTTATGAAGACTTGTTAGATGAAGTTGTAATGGGTTTTGTTTTTGATATGCATCGTACCACCAAGACTGGCAGTTCTGACATTGAAGAGGGCATTCCCGAAGACGAATCTTACGCCATTGTCG atTCGCCTGGTTTAGATGTATTTGGTCAACACCCAGTGAAGAAATCTCAAGAATGTAACTGTCCAAATTGTGAGCGCAGTGTTGCTGCGTGCATATTCGCTAACCATTTAGCAAAGTGCATTGGTATGGGCAGAAATAGTTCGCGTATAGCATCGCTTCGGATCGCCAATAACTCCAAAGACTTGAACAATTACGGGGGTATATTGAGCGACAATGATGACGACGTGGACTGGAGTCTAACCAACGATAGTGGCAGCAAACGCAAACGTCCGCGCAAGGATCGCAACGGTGTGAGCAAGCGCTCAGGGAAACAGCAGAAGCAGCAGGGAAGCGTCGCTGGCAGCAGCGGTTCTTCGCAGAGGAACGGCGAGACCACCACCATTgtcagcagcagcagcagcgtCCACAGCAGCAACGAGAACTCGCCGTCGAATTACGAGAACATGTCCCTCGTGGACAAGCGAGCGTTACTTACGCAGATCTGCGGAGTTATATCTGAACACACCAAGAAATTATGCACTAGATCAGTTCGATGCCCACAGCACACTGACGATCAACGCAAAGAGGTACGCGCCAACCTGGATTCCACTGGCAACAGCCAAGACAATCTCCACGTCGACGTAGACACGTACGAGGAGAGTGAGGGCCAGAATCTGCGGGACACGTTGACAAGATGGGATCGAGAAGGTTCAAGTCACTCTAGTCCGGCTGATTCAGCCTCGACTACCTCAACTTCGTCTATCAGCCGAAAGCGGGAGACCAAATCCAAGGGCAAGGGGAAGGCTTCGTCGAAGCGCGATCGCGGTTCTCCGATCTCACAGGGAGACTGA
- the LOC140666111 gene encoding uncharacterized protein isoform X1: MEKIEIVKIEQCPDDILIDGTTTEILFDTNTDIQLQDQPILVDCTPHADVKVISENGQIISIITDYECVTCHRIFQSEDMLKEHLDMCREEDDTVNIMEFNDNENYDSEEDEEDEEDEDDPSSLNEDSDSRNQKNNNEKIQPVIKPVPETQCHCCAEDLKTAHSGGEFKCPHCNLSFKKKTSLERHDIVIHWKCDSCTCDECGSSFRDKKALNKHRYTTHGDRKIFRCEPCDTYFSRGYHLNRHIMQSGCHGNILNTFSCQVCNKVFTRKDNLREHLRTHAGTPQRQKKPCKYCPKEFFTSQQLLVHERMHTGERPVPCDLCPKTFLSSLALKKHRRVHTGEKPFECKYCHRKFAARETLNRHQRTHTGEKPHVCQYCGKSFIQAAQLRAHVFHHTGENGFYCDVCGKAFNRKARLNIHKKFVHEGAIPFTCKECDKGFSRKEDLVKHALLHTGIKPFKCDKCPKAFSAKSSLQAHLNTHRREPPQSCVECNRVFIRQDCLMRHIRAKHRELLEDVMNEVEKKHLQTQLYNIASIAAAKTKNGESRRLSTDELLKAIIDLLRILIDEETLQLFGWPEAPIQDILEAVIRRCGHEPVTSESNIMFTERLRQNVKLLFTVVIDTVKDDTVKSLLTTKTVDDVILHVLEISNGAVQD; this comes from the exons ATGGAGAAAATAG aAATTGTGAAAATAGAGCAATGCCCTGACGATATACTGATTGATGGTACAActacagaaattttatttg ataCAAATACAGATATACAACTACAGGATCAACCTATATTAGTAGATTGTACACCACATGCTGACGTAAAAG TTATTTCAGAAAATGGTcagattatatcaattataactGATTATGAATGTGTAACATGTCATCGTATCTTTCAATCTGAAGAT aTGCTGAAAGAGCATTTAGATATGTGCAGAGAAGAAGATGACACGGTCAATATCATGGAGTTCaatgataatgaaaattatgattCGGAAGAGGATGAAGAGGATGAAGAGGATGAGGATGACCCATCATCTTTAAATGAAG ATTCAGATTCCAGgaatcaaaaaaataacaatgaaaAGATTCAACCTGTAATCAAGCCTGTACCGGAAACTCAATGTCATTGTTGTGCAGAAGATTTGAAGACAGCGCATAGTGGTGGAGAATTTAAATGTCCCCATTGTAACCTCAGTTTTAAGAAGAAGACGTCTCTGGAGAGGCATGATATAGTTATACACTGGAAGTGCGATTCGTGTACGTGCGATGAGTGCGGCTCATCTTTTCGTGATAAAAAAGCATTGAATAAACACCGTTATACCACTCATGGAGATCGTAAAATTTTTAG atGTGAACCTTGCGACACTTATTTCTCCCGGGGTTACCATTTAAATCGACACATTATGCAATCTGGTTGTCACGGCAATATTCTCAATACATTCAGTTGCCAA gtttgtaataaagttttcaCGCGTAAGGATAATTTGCGGGAACACTTACGTACTCACGCGGGAACACCTCAGAGGCAAAAGAAACCGTGTAAATATTGTCCAAAAGAGTTCTTTACAAGCCAACAGTTATTGGTTCATGAACGTATGCACACAGGAGAACGACCAGTCCCATGCGATTTATGTCCGAAAACATTCCTGTCGTCGTTGGCACTGAAAAAGCATCGTCGTGTACATACCGGAGAGAAGCCATttgaatgtaaatat tGTCATAGAAAATTTGCCGCTCGCGAAACGCTGAACCGTCATCAACGGACTCATACGGGTGAAAAGCCGCACGTGTGCCAATATTGTGGTAAATCATTCATACAAGCAGCTCAATTAAGAGCACACGTATTTCACCATACTGGAGAGAATGGTTTCTATTGTGATGTATGCGGTAAAGCGTTCAACCGGAAAGCACGTTTAAATATTCACAAAAAATTCGTGCACGAGGGTGCTATTCCATTTACGTGTAAAGAGTGCGATAAAGGCTTCTCACGAAAGGAAGACTTGGTGAAACATGCACTGTTGCACACTGGCATCAAAC CATTCAAATGCGACAAATGTCCAAAAGCTTTCTCGGCAAAGTCGTCGTTGCAAGCTCATCTCAACACTCACAGACGCGAACCGCCCCAGTCGTGTGTCGAGTGTAATAGAGTATTCATTCGACAAGATTGTCTGATGCGACATATTCGGGCGAAGCATCGAGAACTATTGGAGGACGTGATGAACGAGGTCGAGAAGAAACATTTACAGAcacagttatataatattgcttcAATTGCTGCAGCCAAAACGAAAAATGGAGAATCTAGAAGGCTTTCCACCGACGAGTTGTTGAAAGCCATCATAGATCTCTTGAGGATTCTTATTGATGAGGAAACATTACAG CTATTTGGTTGGCCGGAGGCTCcaatacaagatattttggAAGCTGTTATCAGAAGATGCGGGCACGAGCCGGTAACGTCGGAATCCAACATAATGTTCACCGAGAGACTAAGACAAAATGTTAAACTTCTATTTACCGTCGTCATTGACACAGTGAAGGACGACACGGTGAAATCCCTTTTAACAACGAAGACAGTGGATGACGTCATTCTCCACGTTTTAGAGATATCTAATGGAGCAGTACAGGATTAG
- the LOC140666111 gene encoding uncharacterized protein isoform X2 — translation MLKEHLDMCREEDDTVNIMEFNDNENYDSEEDEEDEEDEDDPSSLNEDSDSRNQKNNNEKIQPVIKPVPETQCHCCAEDLKTAHSGGEFKCPHCNLSFKKKTSLERHDIVIHWKCDSCTCDECGSSFRDKKALNKHRYTTHGDRKIFRCEPCDTYFSRGYHLNRHIMQSGCHGNILNTFSCQVCNKVFTRKDNLREHLRTHAGTPQRQKKPCKYCPKEFFTSQQLLVHERMHTGERPVPCDLCPKTFLSSLALKKHRRVHTGEKPFECKYCHRKFAARETLNRHQRTHTGEKPHVCQYCGKSFIQAAQLRAHVFHHTGENGFYCDVCGKAFNRKARLNIHKKFVHEGAIPFTCKECDKGFSRKEDLVKHALLHTGIKPFKCDKCPKAFSAKSSLQAHLNTHRREPPQSCVECNRVFIRQDCLMRHIRAKHRELLEDVMNEVEKKHLQTQLYNIASIAAAKTKNGESRRLSTDELLKAIIDLLRILIDEETLQLFGWPEAPIQDILEAVIRRCGHEPVTSESNIMFTERLRQNVKLLFTVVIDTVKDDTVKSLLTTKTVDDVILHVLEISNGAVQD, via the exons aTGCTGAAAGAGCATTTAGATATGTGCAGAGAAGAAGATGACACGGTCAATATCATGGAGTTCaatgataatgaaaattatgattCGGAAGAGGATGAAGAGGATGAAGAGGATGAGGATGACCCATCATCTTTAAATGAAG ATTCAGATTCCAGgaatcaaaaaaataacaatgaaaAGATTCAACCTGTAATCAAGCCTGTACCGGAAACTCAATGTCATTGTTGTGCAGAAGATTTGAAGACAGCGCATAGTGGTGGAGAATTTAAATGTCCCCATTGTAACCTCAGTTTTAAGAAGAAGACGTCTCTGGAGAGGCATGATATAGTTATACACTGGAAGTGCGATTCGTGTACGTGCGATGAGTGCGGCTCATCTTTTCGTGATAAAAAAGCATTGAATAAACACCGTTATACCACTCATGGAGATCGTAAAATTTTTAG atGTGAACCTTGCGACACTTATTTCTCCCGGGGTTACCATTTAAATCGACACATTATGCAATCTGGTTGTCACGGCAATATTCTCAATACATTCAGTTGCCAA gtttgtaataaagttttcaCGCGTAAGGATAATTTGCGGGAACACTTACGTACTCACGCGGGAACACCTCAGAGGCAAAAGAAACCGTGTAAATATTGTCCAAAAGAGTTCTTTACAAGCCAACAGTTATTGGTTCATGAACGTATGCACACAGGAGAACGACCAGTCCCATGCGATTTATGTCCGAAAACATTCCTGTCGTCGTTGGCACTGAAAAAGCATCGTCGTGTACATACCGGAGAGAAGCCATttgaatgtaaatat tGTCATAGAAAATTTGCCGCTCGCGAAACGCTGAACCGTCATCAACGGACTCATACGGGTGAAAAGCCGCACGTGTGCCAATATTGTGGTAAATCATTCATACAAGCAGCTCAATTAAGAGCACACGTATTTCACCATACTGGAGAGAATGGTTTCTATTGTGATGTATGCGGTAAAGCGTTCAACCGGAAAGCACGTTTAAATATTCACAAAAAATTCGTGCACGAGGGTGCTATTCCATTTACGTGTAAAGAGTGCGATAAAGGCTTCTCACGAAAGGAAGACTTGGTGAAACATGCACTGTTGCACACTGGCATCAAAC CATTCAAATGCGACAAATGTCCAAAAGCTTTCTCGGCAAAGTCGTCGTTGCAAGCTCATCTCAACACTCACAGACGCGAACCGCCCCAGTCGTGTGTCGAGTGTAATAGAGTATTCATTCGACAAGATTGTCTGATGCGACATATTCGGGCGAAGCATCGAGAACTATTGGAGGACGTGATGAACGAGGTCGAGAAGAAACATTTACAGAcacagttatataatattgcttcAATTGCTGCAGCCAAAACGAAAAATGGAGAATCTAGAAGGCTTTCCACCGACGAGTTGTTGAAAGCCATCATAGATCTCTTGAGGATTCTTATTGATGAGGAAACATTACAG CTATTTGGTTGGCCGGAGGCTCcaatacaagatattttggAAGCTGTTATCAGAAGATGCGGGCACGAGCCGGTAACGTCGGAATCCAACATAATGTTCACCGAGAGACTAAGACAAAATGTTAAACTTCTATTTACCGTCGTCATTGACACAGTGAAGGACGACACGGTGAAATCCCTTTTAACAACGAAGACAGTGGATGACGTCATTCTCCACGTTTTAGAGATATCTAATGGAGCAGTACAGGATTAG